The nucleotide sequence TGCCGCTCGTCAATTGGAAGGTTTAGTCGCGGTCGATTACTTCTTCGCTAAGGAAATAAGCCACTGCTTAGGCTTTTCAGCTTTTGGTACAGTGACAGAAAATCTTGCAGCGTCGAGCTTTGCTAGCACGAATCTTGGGCAAGGACATGATCAGGGGCATGAACAACTACATGAGCAGCACCGTCAGCAACAACAATGGTTTCATTTACTGATAGCCTTAAGTGCAAGTTTGCGAGACGGTCATAGTTGTTTACCATTGGCGCAAGTTGCGGGTAAACGCTTGTTTGCTGATGCGATGAATCAAAGTGGCACTAGCACCAACATTAACAATAAAGGCTTTTTATTTAGCGATTTAACTACCCTCAACGCGCTAATGGCAAAACTGCCTTTAGCACCGTTAAACGAAAATGAGCGGGCACAAACAGCGCAGCCACTTAATCTAGCTGAGCCTATCGTACTAAGTCATGAGCGTTTATATCTGCGCCGCTACTTTCAATTCGAGCAAGAGTTAAAACAAGTAGTGTATGAGCGCCGTAATATTAGCGAGCAACAAACGAGTTTGTCAGCGGATGGCAGCGCAGCACTGGCTAATGTTAGCGAGATAAAAAGCATTATCGAAACTTTATTTCCTGAATCAGTACAACAAGATGCAAGTAAAGCTAATGATATTGATTGGCAAGCAGTTGCCGTGGCCAATGCGATTAATAAAGACTTTGCTATCATTGCTGGCGGCCCAGGTACGGGTAAAACTTATACCGTAACGAAATTACTCGCAGCGTTGATAATGCTTGCGAACGCCAATAGTAAAAGCAACAATTCAGAAGCTGATAAAGACAATAAAGACAATGACTTTATCGCACCGCGTATTTCTTTAGTCGCGCCAACCGGTAAAGCCGCACAGCGATTATCAGAATCTATTTCCAGTGCCGTTAAAGGCTTTCGCGGTAAAATCGATGATGCCGTATTAGATCTCATTCCTGAGCAAGCACAAACTATCCATAGATTGTTGGGCGTTATTCCTGAACAAGTAAACTTTCGTCATCATCAAGACAACCAACTCGCCATTGACATTTTACTGATTGATGAAGTTTCTATGGTTGACTTACCTATGATGACGCGTATTTTTCGCGCTTTACCTGCTCACACCAAAGTTATTTTATTGGGTGATGCGGATCAATTACCGTCAGTGGCTGTAGGCAGTGTTTTAGCTGATTTTGCCCCCAGGCCACATGTGGGTTATAGCGCTTTAAATCATCAATATTTAGCACAGGTTACCGGTTATCAATCGCTCGAAAAAGATGTCACGGTACTAGCAAAAAATAAGCAATATAGTGCAGCTGACTGTGTCGCTTTTTTAATGAAAAGCCGTCGCTTCGATGGTGAGGGTGGTATTGGTCGTATCGCTAATGATGTTATCAAGGGTAACTATCAAGAAAGTTGGCAACTGTTACAAGCAAGTGCAGCACTTGATAATTCGGCGCAAACTGAGCTTTTTAATGACGAAAAAGAACTGACATTACTTTCTGGCAGTATCGACACATGGTTAACGCCGCTCGTTGAGCAATATTATTTAGGCATAAGTCAGTGCAGTAAAGTTGAAGACGCTTTTGTTTTACTGGCAAAGTTTAGAATTTTATCGTCTACGCGCAAAGGCCCACAAGGGGTTGAAAACCTGAACGCACTGGTAATTGATATTTTACGCGATAAAGGTGTTATTCCTTTTAATCGTTTTGAGTCAAACACTACATTGTATTCGGGTCAGCCGATAATGATCAGTGAAAATGATTATCGCTTGGGCGTATACAACGGTGATATTGGTTTATTATGGCGTAATAGTCATGGGCATTTAATGGCAGTATTTGAGAACGCGCAGGGCGGTTATGACTGGATATTGCCATCGCGTTTACCTAAATTTGAAACCGTTTATGCCATGACCATTCATAAAACCCAAGGTAGTGAGTTTGCACACGTTGCTATGGTGCTGCCTGAGCAAAAAGACAATAGATTATTGTCACGTGAATTATTATATACTGGCATTACTCGAGCGAAGCAACGCTTGAGCATCGCGAGCAGTCAAAGCGTATGGCAAAGTGGCGTTAGTCAGCAAGTTAAACGTCATTCTGGGCTCGCAATAGAACAATAATTAGTAATCAGTAATCAATGATCAATGATCAATAACCAGTAATCAATAATCGTTATTGAAATTACAGACCTTATAGAAGTAGATTGAAAATGAAATTAAGAGAAGTTGAAAAAACGGAATACCGTAAACATTTAAATATTATTATTGTTGGCTTTATTGCCAGTTTACTCGTATTAGCGCTAGCTTATGGACAAGGCTTAATAATGCTATTTGCTGATAGCGTGAACTTAACGCCAGAGCCTGTTGTGACTGCCGCGGCTGAAGTTGCAGGAGAAGTAGCTGTAGTTGCAGAGCCAGAAAATAATTTTCAATATAACTTTTTAGGCGTATTAATGGCGTTACTGACCTGTGTATTTGCTTTACATAGATTACGCGCTAGCGCATTTTTTAGTGAAGTGTATTACGTTTGGCAAGTTAAGCAGCTACAAAACGCTGTCTACCGTAAACTGAAAAAAATAAAAGCCGCAGCCGGTAATGATGATATCAATGCTTTGATAATTTTGAATTTTTATTATGCTAGCTTAAAGCAGATTTATTTATTAGATGACAACACGCTAACAATGTCTAAACTCAATAGCGATATTAGTGAGTTGAACACACGTATAGAAGAGAAAAATTTAACCTTATCAACCGATCAGTTTGATGCGTTAATGTTA is from Colwellia sp. Arc7-635 and encodes:
- the recD gene encoding exodeoxyribonuclease V subunit alpha is translated as MPELILNSESTTNAQTANIYASFAHAARQLEGLVAVDYFFAKEISHCLGFSAFGTVTENLAASSFASTNLGQGHDQGHEQLHEQHRQQQQWFHLLIALSASLRDGHSCLPLAQVAGKRLFADAMNQSGTSTNINNKGFLFSDLTTLNALMAKLPLAPLNENERAQTAQPLNLAEPIVLSHERLYLRRYFQFEQELKQVVYERRNISEQQTSLSADGSAALANVSEIKSIIETLFPESVQQDASKANDIDWQAVAVANAINKDFAIIAGGPGTGKTYTVTKLLAALIMLANANSKSNNSEADKDNKDNDFIAPRISLVAPTGKAAQRLSESISSAVKGFRGKIDDAVLDLIPEQAQTIHRLLGVIPEQVNFRHHQDNQLAIDILLIDEVSMVDLPMMTRIFRALPAHTKVILLGDADQLPSVAVGSVLADFAPRPHVGYSALNHQYLAQVTGYQSLEKDVTVLAKNKQYSAADCVAFLMKSRRFDGEGGIGRIANDVIKGNYQESWQLLQASAALDNSAQTELFNDEKELTLLSGSIDTWLTPLVEQYYLGISQCSKVEDAFVLLAKFRILSSTRKGPQGVENLNALVIDILRDKGVIPFNRFESNTTLYSGQPIMISENDYRLGVYNGDIGLLWRNSHGHLMAVFENAQGGYDWILPSRLPKFETVYAMTIHKTQGSEFAHVAMVLPEQKDNRLLSRELLYTGITRAKQRLSIASSQSVWQSGVSQQVKRHSGLAIEQ
- a CDS encoding DUF3087 family protein produces the protein MKLREVEKTEYRKHLNIIIVGFIASLLVLALAYGQGLIMLFADSVNLTPEPVVTAAAEVAGEVAVVAEPENNFQYNFLGVLMALLTCVFALHRLRASAFFSEVYYVWQVKQLQNAVYRKLKKIKAAAGNDDINALIILNFYYASLKQIYLLDDNTLTMSKLNSDISELNTRIEEKNLTLSTDQFDALMLADY